In Streptomyces sp. 840.1, one DNA window encodes the following:
- a CDS encoding ion channel protein: MSTDSAVSAEPAPARRLLPLLVPALAVGVVSALVLLGVSLLADRLQDVLWETLPDALSIGRYSSLWMIVMLTAIGLVAGLVIRAVPGRAGPDPATMGLVDPPLPPGVVPGLLLVTVVALAGGVSLGPENPITAANIALAFWAGRRFVPGAPAELWVALAAAGTIGALFGTPIAAALILTETLAARPGTGELWDRLFGPLAAGAAGSLTMTLAAHPSFDLSLPAYTHTHWGDLLSAVVITSAGAVLGLAAVYAFPYAHRGFRAVRSPVLALTLGGLLLGLLGALGGHLTLFKGLDEVKELAADPDGWSAGRFALMAVVKAAALLIAATCGFRGGRIFPAVFVGVALGLCAHALVDGVPVAVAVTCGVLGVLLAVTRQGWLSLFTAAVLASDMNLLPLLCVATLPAWLLVTGRPQMQLKEDGTPLR, translated from the coding sequence ATGTCCACCGATTCCGCTGTCTCCGCCGAACCGGCCCCCGCCCGCAGGCTGCTGCCCCTCCTCGTACCGGCGCTGGCCGTCGGGGTGGTCTCGGCCCTCGTGCTGCTCGGCGTCAGCCTGCTCGCGGACCGCTTGCAGGACGTGCTCTGGGAGACGCTGCCCGACGCGCTGTCGATCGGCCGGTACTCCTCGCTGTGGATGATCGTGATGCTCACCGCGATCGGTCTGGTGGCCGGGCTGGTCATCCGGGCGGTGCCGGGCCGGGCCGGGCCCGATCCGGCGACCATGGGCCTGGTCGATCCGCCGCTGCCGCCCGGCGTGGTGCCGGGGCTGCTGCTGGTGACGGTCGTGGCCCTGGCGGGCGGGGTCAGCCTGGGTCCGGAGAACCCGATCACGGCGGCGAACATCGCGCTGGCCTTCTGGGCGGGGCGCCGGTTCGTGCCGGGCGCCCCGGCCGAGCTGTGGGTGGCGCTCGCCGCGGCGGGCACCATCGGCGCGCTGTTCGGCACCCCGATCGCCGCCGCGCTGATCCTCACCGAGACGCTGGCCGCGCGGCCCGGCACGGGCGAGCTCTGGGACCGGCTGTTCGGCCCGCTCGCGGCGGGCGCCGCAGGCTCCCTCACCATGACGCTGGCCGCCCACCCCAGCTTCGACCTCTCACTGCCCGCCTACACCCACACGCACTGGGGCGACCTGCTCTCCGCCGTCGTGATCACCTCGGCCGGGGCGGTGCTGGGGCTGGCGGCGGTGTACGCGTTCCCGTACGCGCACCGCGGCTTCCGTGCCGTACGGAGTCCGGTCCTGGCGCTGACGCTGGGCGGGCTGCTGCTCGGCCTGCTCGGCGCCCTGGGCGGCCATCTCACCCTGTTCAAGGGGCTGGACGAGGTGAAGGAGCTGGCGGCCGACCCGGACGGCTGGTCGGCCGGCCGGTTCGCGCTCATGGCCGTGGTGAAGGCCGCGGCCCTGCTGATCGCGGCGACCTGCGGATTCCGGGGCGGGCGGATCTTCCCGGCCGTGTTCGTCGGCGTGGCGCTCGGCCTGTGCGCCCACGCCCTGGTCGACGGGGTGCCGGTGGCCGTCGCGGTGACGTGCGGGGTGCTCGGGGTGCTGCTGGCGGTCACCCGGCAGGGCTGGCTCAGCCTGTTCACGGCCGCGGTACTGGCCTCCGACATGAACCTGCTCCCGCTGCTCTGCGTCGCCACGCTCCCGGCCTGGCTGCTGGTGACGGGGCGTCCGCAGATGCAGCTGAAGGAGGACGGCACACCGCTGCGCTGA
- a CDS encoding YbjQ family protein: MGIEDYGGGQSAQPDVLIVTTNDVPGHQVTQVIGEVFGLTVRSRHLGSQIGAGLKSMIGGELKGLTKTLVETRNQAMERLVEQAKARGANAVLMMRFDVSEAADVGTEVCAYGTAAVISKL; encoded by the coding sequence ATGGGCATCGAGGATTACGGCGGCGGTCAGTCGGCACAGCCCGATGTGCTGATCGTCACCACCAACGACGTTCCCGGCCACCAGGTGACCCAGGTCATCGGTGAGGTGTTCGGCCTGACCGTTCGCTCCCGGCATCTGGGCAGCCAGATCGGGGCCGGGCTGAAGTCCATGATCGGCGGCGAGCTGAAGGGGCTGACCAAGACCCTCGTCGAGACCCGCAACCAGGCCATGGAACGGCTGGTCGAGCAGGCGAAGGCCCGGGGCGCCAACGCGGTGCTGATGATGCGCTTCGACGTGTCCGAGGCGGCCGACGTGGGCACCGAGGTGTGCGCCTACGGCACGGCCGCGGTGATCAGCAAGCTCTGA
- a CDS encoding DedA family protein, producing MNTLALGPSWLDPDYLIAQFGLIGVLVIVFAESGLLIGFFLPGDSLLFTTGLLVTTGKLHTPLWLVCVLVGLAAVIGDQVGYLFGRKVGPSLFNRPDSRLFKQENVEKAHEFFEKYGPKSLILARFVPVVRTFTPIIAGVSRMNYRSFITFNIIGGVLWGVGVTLLGAGLGQFEFVHKNIEAMLVLIVLISVVPIGVEYLRARSRSKKEAAARDDQGQGQEPPADGGGAGRRGRHAKR from the coding sequence TTGAATACGCTTGCGCTCGGACCGAGCTGGCTGGACCCGGACTATCTCATCGCGCAGTTCGGGCTGATCGGTGTGCTGGTCATCGTCTTCGCCGAATCCGGGCTGCTGATCGGGTTCTTCCTGCCCGGGGACTCCCTGCTGTTCACCACGGGCCTGCTGGTGACGACGGGCAAGCTGCACACCCCGTTGTGGCTGGTCTGCGTCCTGGTGGGGCTGGCGGCGGTCATCGGTGACCAGGTGGGCTATCTCTTCGGCCGCAAGGTCGGCCCGTCGCTCTTCAACCGTCCGGACTCCCGCCTCTTCAAGCAGGAGAACGTCGAGAAGGCCCACGAGTTCTTCGAGAAGTACGGCCCGAAGTCGCTGATCCTGGCGCGCTTCGTGCCCGTCGTGCGGACGTTCACACCGATCATCGCCGGTGTGAGCCGGATGAACTACCGCTCGTTCATCACGTTCAACATCATCGGCGGCGTCCTGTGGGGCGTCGGGGTGACGCTCCTCGGAGCGGGCCTGGGGCAGTTCGAGTTCGTGCACAAGAACATCGAGGCGATGCTCGTCCTGATCGTGCTGATCTCGGTGGTGCCGATCGGCGTCGAGTACCTGCGCGCCCGCAGCAGGTCGAAGAAGGAAGCGGCCGCACGGGACGACCAGGGGCAGGGCCAGGAGCCGCCCGCCGATGGCGGCGGCGCCGGGCGCCGCGGCCGTCACGCCAAGCGCTGA
- a CDS encoding threonine/serine exporter ThrE family protein, translating into MVAEPGGPEDQKPQSDEARSAFSHPAGVGKPASPSEEDHPTSEFALPAGLTPEPQGSGAASGTGSASGSGSPSASDSVSSAFAPPLTYSARDSPAFTPAHGIPMIRLTKEAPWQDRMRTMLRMPVAERPAPEPVQKHDDAGPAVPRVLDLTLRIGELLLAGGEGAEDVEAAMFAVTRSYGLDRCEPTVTFTLLSISHQPSLVDDPVTASRTVRRRGTDYTRLAAVFRLIDDITTEEGEVSLEEAYRRLAEIRRNRHPYPGWVLTLAAGGLAGAASVLVGGGFVVFLIAALGAMLGDRLAWLCAGRGLPEFYQFVVAAMPPAAMGVALTLTHWSDVRPSAVITGGLFALLPGRALVAGVQDGLTGYYITAAARLLEVMYFFIGIVAGVLLALYGGLQLGAELDPEARLISHDRPVIQILASMVLSLAFAILLQQERSTVLAVTLNGGVAWVIFGAMARTGEISPVAATAVAAGLVGLFGQLFSRYRYTSSLPFITAAIGPLLPGSATYFGLLGIAQNELDRGLASLSTAVATAGAIAIGVNLGSEISRLFMRVPGAVGGANRRAAKRTRGF; encoded by the coding sequence GTGGTGGCGGAGCCGGGCGGTCCCGAGGACCAGAAGCCCCAGTCCGACGAGGCACGCAGCGCGTTCTCCCACCCCGCAGGGGTGGGGAAGCCGGCGTCACCGTCCGAGGAGGACCACCCGACGTCGGAATTCGCCCTTCCGGCGGGCCTGACACCTGAGCCACAGGGCTCGGGAGCCGCCTCGGGTACGGGTTCCGCTTCCGGCTCCGGATCGCCCTCCGCCTCGGACTCGGTCAGCTCGGCCTTCGCCCCGCCGCTCACCTACAGCGCCCGGGACTCCCCCGCCTTCACGCCGGCGCACGGCATCCCGATGATCCGGCTGACCAAGGAAGCGCCCTGGCAGGACCGGATGCGCACGATGCTGCGGATGCCGGTGGCCGAGCGCCCGGCGCCGGAGCCGGTCCAGAAGCACGACGACGCGGGCCCCGCGGTGCCGCGCGTGCTCGACCTGACGCTGCGTATCGGCGAGCTTCTGCTGGCCGGCGGCGAGGGCGCCGAGGACGTCGAGGCGGCGATGTTCGCCGTGACCCGCAGCTACGGCCTCGACCGCTGCGAGCCGACCGTCACCTTCACGCTGCTGTCGATCTCGCACCAGCCCTCACTGGTCGACGACCCGGTGACGGCGAGCCGTACCGTACGCCGCCGCGGCACCGACTACACCCGGCTGGCCGCGGTCTTCCGGCTCATCGACGACATCACGACCGAGGAGGGCGAGGTCTCCCTGGAGGAGGCCTACCGGCGCCTCGCGGAGATCCGCAGGAACCGGCACCCGTATCCCGGCTGGGTGCTCACGCTGGCCGCCGGCGGACTGGCGGGCGCGGCATCGGTGCTGGTCGGCGGCGGGTTCGTGGTCTTCCTGATCGCGGCGCTCGGCGCGATGCTCGGGGACCGGCTGGCCTGGCTGTGTGCCGGGCGCGGGCTTCCGGAGTTCTACCAGTTCGTGGTCGCGGCGATGCCGCCCGCCGCGATGGGGGTCGCGCTGACCCTGACCCACTGGTCCGACGTCCGCCCCTCGGCGGTCATCACCGGTGGGCTGTTCGCCCTGCTCCCGGGGCGGGCCCTGGTGGCGGGCGTGCAGGACGGTCTGACCGGCTACTACATCACCGCGGCGGCCCGGCTCCTCGAAGTCATGTACTTCTTCATCGGCATCGTCGCCGGGGTGCTGCTGGCGCTGTACGGGGGCCTTCAGCTGGGGGCGGAGCTCGACCCGGAGGCCCGGCTCATCTCGCACGACCGGCCGGTGATCCAGATCCTGGCGTCGATGGTGCTGAGTCTGGCCTTCGCGATCCTGCTCCAGCAGGAGCGGTCCACGGTCCTCGCGGTGACCCTCAACGGCGGAGTGGCCTGGGTGATCTTCGGTGCGATGGCCCGGACGGGCGAGATCTCGCCGGTGGCCGCCACCGCGGTGGCGGCCGGTCTGGTGGGACTGTTCGGGCAGTTGTTCTCCCGGTACCGCTACACCTCGTCGCTGCCGTTCATCACGGCCGCGATCGGCCCGCTGCTGCCCGGTTCCGCGACGTACTTCGGTCTGCTCGGCATCGCGCAGAACGAGCTGGACCGGGGTCTCGCCTCGCTGTCGACCGCGGTGGCGACGGCCGGGGCCATCGCCATCGGGGTGAACCTGGGAAGCGAGATCTCCCGGCTGTTCATGCGGGTGCCGGGCGCGGTCGGCGGCGCGAACCGCCGCGCGGCCAAGCGGACGCGCGGCTTCTGA
- a CDS encoding inorganic diphosphatase, protein MEFDVVIEIPKGSRNKYEVDHETGRIRLDRRLFTSTSYPADYGFVENTLGEDGDPLDALVILEEPTFPGCLIKCRAIGMFRMTDEAGGDDKLLCVPASDPRVEHLRDIHHVSEFDRLEIQHFFEVYKDLEPGKSVEGADWVGRVEAEAEIENSYKRLEAQGGAH, encoded by the coding sequence GTGGAGTTCGACGTCGTTATCGAGATTCCGAAGGGTTCGCGGAACAAGTACGAGGTGGACCACGAGACCGGTCGGATCCGTCTGGACCGTCGACTCTTCACCTCGACCAGCTACCCGGCTGACTACGGTTTCGTCGAGAACACCCTCGGCGAGGACGGCGACCCGCTGGACGCGCTGGTCATCCTGGAGGAGCCGACCTTCCCCGGCTGCCTCATCAAGTGCCGCGCCATCGGCATGTTCCGGATGACGGACGAGGCCGGCGGCGACGACAAGCTGCTGTGCGTTCCGGCCTCCGACCCCCGGGTGGAGCACCTGCGCGACATCCACCACGTGTCGGAGTTCGACCGCCTGGAGATCCAGCACTTCTTCGAGGTCTACAAGGACCTGGAGCCCGGCAAGTCCGTCGAGGGCGCCGACTGGGTCGGCCGGGTCGAGGCCGAGGCCGAGATCGAGAACTCGTACAAGCGCCTTGAGGCGCAGGGCGGCGCGCACTGA
- a CDS encoding PadR family transcriptional regulator, with amino-acid sequence MSAIRLLVLCAVRQHGRAHGYQIRNDLEYWGAHEWSSAKPGSIYHALKQMAKQGVLIAHEVAPSTAGGPPRTEYEITEQGDAEYFTLLRAALTSYDQKLDVLSAGLGGIVDLERSEAVSLLKERVAGLARWRTSVTEYYTPEAGPESIGHIGEIMNMWVHSADAGAEWTRGLIARIEGGAYTFAGEGEPFVGVLAEGEENPYATGEADPGDAH; translated from the coding sequence ATGTCCGCGATCCGGCTGCTGGTCCTCTGCGCCGTACGGCAGCACGGCCGGGCGCACGGCTACCAGATCCGCAACGACCTGGAGTACTGGGGCGCCCACGAGTGGTCCAGCGCCAAGCCCGGATCGATCTACCACGCACTGAAGCAGATGGCGAAGCAGGGCGTGCTGATCGCTCACGAGGTCGCCCCGAGCACGGCCGGCGGCCCGCCGCGCACCGAGTACGAGATCACCGAACAGGGTGACGCGGAGTACTTCACGCTGCTGCGCGCGGCCCTGACCTCGTACGACCAGAAGCTGGACGTGCTGTCGGCGGGGCTGGGCGGCATCGTCGACCTGGAGCGGTCCGAGGCGGTGTCCCTGCTCAAGGAGCGGGTGGCGGGGCTGGCCAGGTGGCGGACGTCGGTCACCGAGTACTACACGCCGGAGGCCGGGCCCGAGTCGATCGGCCACATCGGCGAGATCATGAACATGTGGGTGCACTCGGCGGACGCCGGGGCCGAGTGGACGCGGGGGCTGATCGCCCGGATCGAGGGCGGCGCGTACACCTTCGCGGGTGAGGGCGAGCCGTTCGTCGGCGTACTGGCCGAGGGCGAGGAGAACCCCTACGCGACCGGCGAGGCCGATCCCGGGGACGCTCACTAG
- a CDS encoding glutamate decarboxylase — protein MPLHKGSPRSEPSAEQRRLALNPFFGEADPTAGMESAPPRHKLPDSALPPATAYRLVHDELMLDGNSRLNLATFVTTWMEPQAGVLMSECRDKNMIDKDEYPRTAELERRCVAMLADLWNAPDPTTAVGCSTTGSSEACMLAALALKRRWAIRNADRYPATARPNLVMGVNVQVCWDKFCTFWEVEPRLVPMEGDRFHLDPQAAADLCDENTIGVVGVLGSTFDGSYEPIEELCAALDALQERTGLDIPVHVDGASGAMVAPFLDEDLVWDFRLPRVSSINTSGHKYGLVYPGVGWALWRSPAELPEELVFRVNYLGGDMPTFALNFSRPGAQVVAQYYTFLRLGREGYRAVQQASRDVARGLAERIEDLGDFRLLTRGDQLPVFALTTEPGVTAYDVFDVSRRLRERGWLVPAYTFPANREDLSVLRIVCRNGFSSDLAELLLEDLRLLLPELRSQDHPLSRDHGPATSFHH, from the coding sequence ATGCCGCTCCACAAGGGCTCACCCCGCAGCGAACCGTCCGCCGAGCAGCGCAGGCTGGCCCTCAACCCGTTCTTCGGGGAGGCCGACCCGACCGCCGGGATGGAGTCGGCGCCACCCCGGCACAAGCTCCCGGACAGCGCGCTGCCGCCCGCCACCGCGTACCGCCTGGTCCACGACGAGCTGATGCTCGACGGCAACTCGCGGCTCAACCTCGCCACCTTCGTCACCACCTGGATGGAACCCCAGGCCGGGGTGCTGATGAGCGAGTGCCGCGACAAGAACATGATCGACAAGGACGAGTACCCGCGCACCGCCGAGCTGGAGCGGCGCTGCGTGGCGATGCTCGCGGACCTGTGGAACGCCCCCGACCCCACGACCGCGGTGGGCTGTTCCACGACCGGCTCCAGCGAGGCCTGCATGCTGGCCGCGCTCGCCCTCAAACGCCGCTGGGCCATCCGCAACGCCGACCGCTACCCGGCGACCGCCAGGCCCAATCTGGTCATGGGCGTCAACGTCCAGGTCTGCTGGGACAAGTTCTGTACGTTCTGGGAGGTGGAGCCGCGGCTGGTCCCGATGGAGGGCGACCGCTTCCATCTCGACCCGCAGGCCGCCGCCGACCTCTGCGACGAGAACACCATCGGCGTGGTCGGCGTCCTGGGCTCCACCTTCGACGGTTCCTACGAGCCCATCGAGGAGCTCTGCGCCGCCCTCGACGCCCTCCAGGAGCGCACCGGCCTGGACATCCCCGTCCATGTGGACGGGGCGTCCGGGGCGATGGTGGCGCCGTTCCTGGACGAGGACCTGGTCTGGGACTTCCGGCTCCCCCGGGTCTCCTCGATCAACACCTCGGGGCACAAGTACGGGCTCGTCTACCCGGGTGTCGGCTGGGCGCTGTGGCGCTCGCCCGCCGAGCTGCCCGAGGAACTGGTCTTCCGGGTCAACTACCTGGGCGGCGACATGCCGACCTTCGCCCTGAACTTCTCCCGGCCCGGCGCACAGGTGGTGGCGCAGTACTACACCTTCCTCCGGCTGGGCCGGGAGGGCTACCGGGCCGTGCAGCAGGCGTCCCGGGACGTGGCCCGGGGTCTTGCCGAACGGATCGAGGACCTGGGCGACTTCCGCCTCCTCACCCGGGGCGACCAGCTGCCGGTGTTCGCGCTGACCACCGAGCCGGGGGTGACGGCGTACGACGTCTTCGACGTCTCGCGGCGGCTGCGCGAGCGGGGCTGGCTGGTCCCGGCGTACACCTTCCCCGCGAACCGGGAGGATCTGTCGGTGCTGCGGATCGTGTGCCGCAACGGCTTCTCCTCGGACCTCGCGGAGCTGCTGCTGGAGGACCTGCGGCTACTGCTGCCCGAACTCCGTTCCCAGGACCACCCGTTGAGCCGGGACCACGGACCGGCCACGTCGTTCCACCACTGA
- a CDS encoding ABC transporter permease → MSAAGWAVSDSWTMTRRELAHWARQPVQVVVGLAFPVMLLLMFNYLVGGGRGVEGDTAEYLVPGMLVLTMAFGLEATMLAVTQDLSKGVVDRFRSMPMASGAVLVGRSVADMLQSVAALAVMASVGYAMGWRWHDGAAAALGAVGLLLLLRFAMLWLGILLALVAGRPEMVQAVQILVWPVGFLSNVFAAPASMPGWLGAVVEWNPMSATATAVRGLFGNPGGGGDSWAAGHAGLLAVLWPLVLLAVFFPLAVRRFAGLSR, encoded by the coding sequence ATGAGTGCGGCGGGCTGGGCGGTATCCGACTCCTGGACCATGACCCGGCGCGAACTGGCGCACTGGGCACGGCAGCCGGTGCAGGTCGTCGTGGGGCTGGCCTTCCCCGTGATGCTCCTGCTGATGTTCAACTACCTGGTCGGCGGCGGCCGGGGCGTGGAGGGCGACACCGCCGAGTACCTGGTGCCGGGCATGCTTGTGCTTACCATGGCCTTCGGTCTGGAGGCGACGATGCTCGCGGTCACCCAGGACCTCAGCAAGGGCGTGGTCGACCGGTTCCGCTCGATGCCGATGGCCTCCGGCGCGGTGCTGGTCGGCCGGTCCGTCGCGGACATGCTCCAGTCGGTGGCCGCGCTCGCCGTGATGGCCTCGGTGGGGTACGCGATGGGCTGGCGGTGGCACGACGGGGCGGCCGCGGCGCTGGGGGCGGTGGGGCTGCTCCTGCTGCTGCGGTTCGCGATGCTGTGGCTCGGCATCCTGCTGGCGCTGGTGGCCGGGCGGCCGGAGATGGTGCAGGCGGTGCAGATCCTGGTCTGGCCGGTCGGCTTCCTCTCCAACGTGTTCGCGGCGCCGGCGTCCATGCCGGGGTGGCTGGGCGCGGTCGTCGAGTGGAACCCGATGTCGGCGACGGCCACGGCGGTACGCGGGCTGTTCGGCAACCCGGGCGGCGGCGGCGACTCCTGGGCGGCCGGGCACGCCGGACTCCTCGCGGTGCTCTGGCCCCTGGTGCTGCTCGCGGTCTTCTTCCCGCTGGCGGTACGGCGGTTCGCGGGGCTCAGCCGGTAA
- a CDS encoding ATP-binding cassette domain-containing protein, with protein MTDAIVVEGVHKRYGAERALDGLDLAVARSTVHAVLGPNGAGKTTAVRVLATLLRHDEGRAQVAGYDVRHRAGEVRRRIGLLGQHAAVDEQLGGRQNLEMFGRLYHLGARRAGVRADELLERFGLADTGRKAVAEYSGGMRRRLDLAASLITDPEVLFLDEPTTGLDPRGRAEVWAAVRSLVGGGTTVLLTTQYLEEADQLADRISLVDGGRVAAEGTADELKAMVGGDRIDVVVRDAAELDRAAGLLPGGAVVDRDRRLAGAPAADRMAALARTVRALEEAGIEAEDIAVRRPTLDEVFLSLTGRGADDVEVAA; from the coding sequence TTGACCGACGCGATCGTCGTCGAAGGAGTGCACAAGCGATACGGCGCCGAACGGGCGCTGGACGGCCTCGACCTCGCGGTGGCCCGCTCCACCGTGCACGCGGTGCTCGGCCCCAACGGCGCGGGGAAGACCACCGCGGTCCGCGTCCTGGCCACGCTGCTGCGGCACGACGAGGGCCGGGCGCAGGTGGCGGGTTACGACGTACGGCACCGGGCGGGCGAGGTCCGGCGCCGGATCGGGCTGCTCGGGCAGCACGCGGCGGTCGACGAGCAGCTCGGCGGCCGGCAGAACCTGGAGATGTTCGGGCGGCTGTACCACCTGGGCGCACGCCGGGCGGGCGTCCGGGCCGACGAGCTGCTGGAGCGGTTCGGGCTCGCGGACACCGGCCGCAAGGCGGTCGCGGAGTACAGCGGCGGCATGCGGCGGCGGCTCGATCTGGCCGCCTCGCTGATCACGGACCCGGAGGTGCTCTTCCTGGACGAGCCGACGACCGGGCTCGACCCGCGCGGCCGGGCCGAGGTGTGGGCGGCCGTGCGCTCCCTGGTCGGCGGCGGCACGACCGTGCTGCTGACCACCCAGTACCTGGAGGAGGCCGACCAGCTCGCGGACCGGATCTCGCTGGTCGACGGCGGGCGGGTGGCCGCCGAGGGCACCGCAGACGAGCTGAAGGCGATGGTGGGCGGCGACCGGATCGACGTCGTCGTCCGCGACGCTGCGGAGCTCGACCGGGCGGCCGGGCTGCTGCCCGGCGGTGCGGTGGTGGACCGGGACCGGCGGCTGGCCGGCGCCCCGGCGGCGGACCGGATGGCGGCGCTCGCCCGGACCGTGCGGGCGCTGGAGGAGGCGGGCATCGAGGCCGAGGACATCGCGGTGCGCCGCCCGACGCTGGACGAGGTGTTCCTGTCCCTGACCGGGCGCGGAGCGGACGACGTGGAGGTGGCGGCATGA
- a CDS encoding MerR family transcriptional regulator, with product MEHSVGQVAGFAGVTVRTLHHYDDIGLLTPGGRSRAGHRRYDDADLDRLQQILFYRELGFPLDEIAALLDDPDADPKESLRRRHALLSDRIAALQRMAAAVETAMEARRMGINLTPEEKFEVFGDKDPERHAQEAERRWGHTDTYAESQRRTARYTKGDWQRMREEVASWGERYDALMAAGEPATGERATDLAEEHRLHITTWFYDCTPEIHRGLGEMYVADPQFKAFYDSMRPGLAAHLRDAINANADRRE from the coding sequence ATGGAGCACTCCGTGGGACAGGTCGCCGGTTTCGCCGGGGTCACGGTGCGCACCCTGCACCACTACGACGACATCGGGCTGCTCACGCCCGGCGGGCGCAGCCGTGCGGGGCACCGGCGTTACGACGACGCCGACCTCGACCGGCTCCAGCAGATCCTGTTCTACCGGGAGCTCGGCTTCCCGCTCGACGAGATAGCGGCCCTGCTCGACGACCCGGACGCGGACCCGAAGGAGAGCCTGCGCCGGCGGCACGCGTTGCTGTCGGACCGGATCGCCGCACTGCAGCGGATGGCCGCAGCGGTCGAGACAGCCATGGAGGCACGGAGGATGGGCATCAATCTCACGCCCGAGGAGAAGTTCGAGGTCTTCGGCGACAAGGACCCGGAGCGCCACGCGCAGGAGGCGGAGCGCCGCTGGGGCCACACCGACACCTACGCCGAGTCGCAGCGCCGGACCGCCCGGTACACCAAAGGGGACTGGCAGCGGATGCGCGAGGAGGTCGCGTCCTGGGGCGAGCGGTACGACGCGCTGATGGCGGCCGGTGAACCGGCCACCGGCGAGCGCGCGACGGACCTTGCCGAGGAGCACCGGCTCCACATCACGACCTGGTTCTACGACTGCACGCCAGAGATCCACCGCGGGCTCGGCGAGATGTACGTCGCGGACCCGCAGTTCAAGGCGTTCTACGACTCGATGCGGCCGGGCCTGGCCGCGCACCTGCGCGACGCGATCAACGCCAACGCGGACCGCCGGGAGTAG